TGGGGTGAACTCGCTAAATCACAAAAAACCTATTTTACAAAAACAAGTAAGAGTGAAGAACTTTTTGGTATCGATAATAGCGTTATTGATACTCTTCCTGCTCAAACCTTAGTAGAATCAAAAGAAGCAGCTAAAAAAGCCACAACGCCAGAGAAAGCTGTGCCGGAACTTCCAGCTGGTATGCCCATTGAAGGTATTGGTGGTGATCACGATGGACACTCACATTGACAAAATACAAACGTATTGAAGCTAAAAGCCCTACACGAGTTGATCTTGCCGGCGGAACACTTGATCTGTGGCCGCTTTATCTTTTTCATAAAGATTGCGTAACGGTGAATTTGGCAATTGATATCATGACCCGTGTGACGTTGATCCCGCGTAAAGATGATAAGATTATTCTTTCAAGTGCAGATACAAAAACTGAACATGTTTATAAAAATATCAAAGCAGTTCCCGAAGGCAAAGGCCATGATCTTCATTTATTAAGAGTGCATGTGGAGTTTTGGAAACCCCATACGGGCTTTGAACTCCATACCCAGAGCGAATCTCCAATCGGTGCTGGAATCGCGGCAAGTTCAAGTCTTAATATAAGTCTTTGCGGAGCTTTTTCTAAACTTACTGAACGAAAACTTACAGTTGAAGAAACGGTAACTTTGGCAGGAAACCTTGAGGCACGCGTAATTCATACCCCTACGGGCTGTCAGGATTACTTTCCAGCATTGTTTGGTGGGCTTAATCTG
The window above is part of the Oligoflexia bacterium genome. Proteins encoded here:
- a CDS encoding galactokinase; its protein translation is MTKYKRIEAKSPTRVDLAGGTLDLWPLYLFHKDCVTVNLAIDIMTRVTLIPRKDDKIILSSADTKTEHVYKNIKAVPEGKGHDLHLLRVHVEFWKPHTGFELHTQSESPIGAGIAASSSLNISLCGAFSKLTERKLTVEETVTLAGNLEARVIHTPTGCQDYFPALFGGLNLIELTPLGPRRQGLEMDFNEFQMHFVLVYTGRPHHSGLNNWEIFKDHIDGSKQTYKSFDALRQVSNKMWDACQNKKWKRLGSLFDDEFKARVGLSKVFTSPEIERLRKVALKAGAEALKICGAGGGGCVFLWCPTSKRDHVEKACQQSGFQVLAAKPTRAGLEIKTS